A DNA window from Sphingomonas profundi contains the following coding sequences:
- a CDS encoding molybdopterin-dependent oxidoreductase: protein MISRRALIGMGAGAGGLMLSGCDRLTASPTFRDGLRAGEALTMRAQRLVTNRGALAPEFDAAQRSPVFRANGTRRPSSPAYAAHAAANFADWRLAVDGRVARPQNFSLAQIGTMPARTQITRHDCVEGWSAIGQWTGVPLKLLLDQAGLRPDARYIVFHCADDYGAGRYYESIDLVDAFHPQTILAWGLNGRRLPVENGAPLRLRVERMLGYKHAKYVERIEAVASLAGVGGGRGGYWEDTNDYEWYAGV, encoded by the coding sequence ATGATCTCGCGCCGCGCGCTGATCGGCATGGGCGCCGGCGCCGGCGGGCTGATGCTCTCCGGCTGCGACCGGCTGACCGCCAGCCCCACCTTCCGCGACGGGCTGCGCGCCGGCGAGGCGCTGACGATGCGGGCGCAGCGGCTGGTGACGAACCGGGGCGCGCTGGCGCCGGAGTTCGATGCCGCGCAACGATCGCCGGTGTTTCGCGCCAACGGCACGCGGCGCCCGTCATCGCCGGCCTATGCCGCCCACGCCGCCGCGAACTTCGCCGACTGGCGGCTGGCGGTGGACGGCCGCGTCGCCCGGCCGCAGAATTTCTCGCTGGCGCAGATCGGCACGATGCCCGCACGCACGCAGATCACCCGCCACGATTGCGTCGAGGGGTGGAGCGCGATCGGCCAGTGGACCGGCGTGCCGCTGAAGCTGCTGCTCGATCAGGCGGGGCTGCGGCCGGACGCGCGCTACATCGTGTTCCACTGCGCCGACGATTACGGCGCCGGCCGCTACTATGAGTCGATCGACCTCGTCGATGCCTTCCATCCGCAGACGATCCTGGCGTGGGGGCTGAACGGCCGTCGCCTGCCGGTGGAGAATGGCGCGCCGCTGCGCCTGCGGGTGGAGCGGATGCTGGGCTACAAGCACGCCAAATATGTCGAGCGGATCGAGGCGGTGGCGAGCCTGGCCGGCGTGGGCGGCGGGCGCGGCGGCTACTGGGAGGATACCAACGATTATGAATGGTATGCGGGGGTTTAG
- a CDS encoding alpha-D-glucose phosphate-specific phosphoglucomutase, whose translation MIRTVETTPYADQKPGTSGLRKKVRVFTQPNYLENFVQSIFDSLEGFAGRALVVGGDGRYWNRQAIQTVLKMAAAAGFGRVIVGRGGILSTPAASHLIRLNRAYGGIILSASHNPGGPDEDFGIKYNIGNGGPAPERITDAIHARTKAIDAYRIADAPDADLDTDGEQSIGDMVVQVVDPVADYAALMEGLFDFAAIRALFAGGFRISFDAMHAVTGPYATEILERRLGAPAGSVVNGSPSEDFGGHHPDPNLVHAHELHGRMMAANAPDFGAASDGDGDRNLIIGRGCFVTPSDSLAVLAANAHLAPGYAGGLNGIARSMPTSGAADRVAEALGIALFETPTGWKFFGNLLDAGRATICGEESAGTGSDHVREKDGLWAVLLWLNILAVRRQSVMEIMSDHWSRYGRNYYARHDYEGVESAAADALIAALRVRIPGLPGLSIGGQRIVAADDFSYHDPIDDSSSHGQGVRILFDGGSRIVFRLSGTGTSGATLRVYLERYEAPDGELNRTTADALARLIAAAEAVAGITERTGRDEPSVVT comes from the coding sequence ATGATCCGGACGGTCGAGACGACGCCCTATGCCGACCAGAAGCCCGGCACATCCGGCCTGCGCAAGAAGGTACGGGTGTTCACCCAGCCGAACTATCTGGAGAATTTCGTCCAGTCGATCTTCGACAGCCTGGAGGGGTTCGCCGGCCGGGCGCTGGTGGTGGGCGGAGACGGCCGCTACTGGAACCGCCAGGCGATCCAGACGGTGCTGAAGATGGCGGCGGCCGCCGGCTTCGGCCGCGTGATCGTCGGTCGCGGCGGCATCCTCTCCACCCCGGCCGCCTCGCACCTGATCCGGCTGAACCGGGCCTATGGCGGAATCATCCTCTCCGCCAGCCACAATCCCGGCGGGCCGGACGAGGATTTCGGCATCAAGTACAATATCGGCAATGGCGGCCCCGCGCCGGAGCGGATCACCGACGCGATCCACGCCCGCACCAAGGCGATCGACGCCTACCGCATCGCCGATGCGCCCGACGCGGATCTCGACACGGACGGCGAGCAGTCGATCGGCGACATGGTGGTGCAGGTGGTCGATCCGGTGGCGGACTATGCCGCGCTGATGGAGGGGCTGTTCGATTTCGCCGCCATCCGCGCGCTGTTCGCCGGCGGCTTCCGCATCTCGTTCGACGCGATGCACGCCGTCACCGGCCCCTATGCCACGGAAATCCTCGAACGGCGGCTCGGCGCGCCGGCGGGATCGGTGGTGAACGGCAGCCCCAGCGAGGATTTTGGCGGCCATCATCCGGACCCCAACCTCGTCCACGCGCACGAGCTGCACGGCCGCATGATGGCGGCGAACGCGCCCGATTTCGGCGCCGCGTCCGACGGCGACGGCGACCGCAACCTCATCATCGGGCGCGGCTGCTTCGTCACGCCTTCCGATTCGCTGGCGGTGCTGGCGGCCAATGCCCATCTCGCGCCCGGCTATGCCGGCGGCCTCAACGGCATCGCCCGATCGATGCCGACCAGCGGCGCGGCCGATCGCGTCGCCGAGGCGCTCGGCATCGCCCTGTTCGAGACGCCGACCGGGTGGAAGTTCTTCGGCAACCTGCTCGATGCCGGCCGCGCGACGATCTGCGGCGAGGAGAGCGCCGGCACCGGATCCGATCACGTCCGCGAGAAGGACGGGCTGTGGGCCGTGCTGCTGTGGCTCAACATCCTGGCGGTGCGCCGGCAGAGCGTGATGGAGATCATGAGCGACCACTGGTCCCGCTACGGCCGCAATTATTATGCGCGACACGATTATGAGGGAGTGGAGAGCGCCGCCGCCGACGCGCTGATCGCCGCGTTGCGCGTGCGCATTCCCGGCCTGCCGGGGCTGAGCATCGGCGGCCAGCGCATCGTGGCGGCGGACGACTTCTCCTACCACGATCCGATCGACGACAGCAGCAGCCACGGCCAGGGCGTGCGCATCCTGTTCGATGGCGGATCGCGCATCGTGTTCCGCCTCTCCGGCACCGGCACCAGCGGCGCCACCCTGCGCGTGTACCTGGAACGCTACGAGGCCCCGGACGGCGAGCTGAACCGGACGACCGCCGATGCCCTCGCCCGCCTGATCGCGGCGGCGGAGGCGGTCGCCGGCATCACCGAGCGCACCGGACGGGATGAGCCGAGCGTGGTGACGTGA
- a CDS encoding cytochrome b/b6 domain-containing protein, translating into MASVPIEGRPGAGAPRTIFRHRLSTRLWHWFNALVIFVMIMSGLMIFNAHPRLYWGRYGANLDHAWLEIGSTPTQGLLRVGGLTIPTTGVLGRWTAPDGSVSTRAFPWWATIPSGYSLSAARRWHLAFAWALVVPGLLYWLWSFANRHVQRDLAPTREELRPRHLWHDIKDHARLRFPTGDAATRYNILQKLAYLGVLFVLLPLAVMTGFAMSPALDATWPWLLELFGGRQSARSIHFLCMAGFVAFIVVHLVMVVLAGPINEVRSMLTGRYRVPEDRP; encoded by the coding sequence ATGGCGAGCGTTCCGATCGAAGGCCGGCCCGGTGCCGGCGCCCCGCGCACCATCTTCCGCCACCGCCTGTCCACGCGGCTGTGGCACTGGTTCAATGCCCTGGTGATCTTCGTGATGATCATGAGCGGGCTGATGATCTTCAACGCCCATCCGCGCCTCTACTGGGGGCGCTACGGCGCCAACCTGGACCATGCCTGGCTGGAGATCGGATCCACGCCGACGCAGGGGCTGCTGCGCGTGGGCGGGCTGACGATCCCGACAACGGGTGTGCTCGGCCGCTGGACGGCGCCGGACGGCAGCGTCTCCACCCGCGCCTTCCCATGGTGGGCGACGATCCCGAGCGGGTACAGCCTCTCCGCCGCGCGCCGCTGGCATCTGGCCTTCGCCTGGGCGCTGGTTGTGCCGGGGCTGCTCTACTGGCTGTGGAGCTTCGCCAACCGCCACGTGCAGCGTGACCTGGCGCCCACGCGCGAGGAGTTGCGGCCGCGCCATCTGTGGCACGACATCAAGGATCATGCCCGCCTGCGCTTCCCCACCGGAGACGCGGCGACGCGCTACAACATCCTCCAGAAGCTCGCTTATCTGGGCGTGCTGTTTGTGCTGCTGCCGCTGGCGGTGATGACCGGCTTCGCCATGTCGCCGGCGCTCGACGCGACGTGGCCGTGGCTGCTGGAGCTGTTCGGCGGGCGCCAGTCCGCCCGGTCGATCCACTTCCTGTGCATGGCGGGCTTCGTGGCCTTCATCGTCGTCCATCTCGTCATGGTGGTGCTGGCCGGGCCGATCAACGAGGTGCGATCGATGCTGACGGGCCGCTACCGCGTACCGGAGGACCGGCCATGA
- the maiA gene encoding maleylacetoacetate isomerase, translating into MSKLLLHGYWRSGTTYRVRIALNLKGVAWEPVPVDLLAGGQHEAGYRALQPQGLVPALELDGTVLVQSPAILEWIEETWPEPPLLPADATGRAIVRGMAAAIGCDIHPLHNLRVFRQLKQAFGATQEQRDDWAAHWIAEGLTAMDDMIARHGRGFAFGDTPTLADCYLAPQIYTAGRFDVDLSRFPHVRAAAEAAAALPAFAAAHPAVQPDAVAV; encoded by the coding sequence ATGAGCAAGCTCCTCCTCCACGGCTACTGGCGCTCCGGCACCACCTATCGCGTGCGCATCGCGCTGAACCTGAAGGGCGTGGCGTGGGAGCCGGTGCCCGTCGATCTGCTCGCCGGCGGCCAGCACGAGGCCGGCTATCGCGCGTTGCAGCCGCAGGGGCTGGTGCCGGCGCTGGAGCTGGACGGGACGGTGCTGGTCCAGAGCCCGGCGATCCTGGAATGGATCGAGGAGACCTGGCCGGAGCCCCCGCTGCTGCCCGCCGACGCGACCGGCCGGGCGATCGTGCGCGGCATGGCGGCGGCGATCGGCTGCGACATCCACCCGCTGCACAATCTGCGCGTGTTCCGGCAGCTGAAGCAGGCGTTCGGCGCCACGCAGGAGCAGCGGGACGACTGGGCGGCGCACTGGATCGCCGAGGGGCTGACCGCGATGGACGACATGATCGCCCGGCACGGCCGCGGCTTCGCCTTCGGCGACACGCCGACCCTGGCCGATTGCTATCTGGCGCCGCAAATCTACACGGCCGGCCGGTTCGACGTCGATCTCTCCCGCTTTCCGCACGTGCGCGCGGCGGCGGAAGCGGCGGCGGCGCTGCCGGCCTTCGCCGCCGCCCATCCCGCGGTCCAGCCGGATGCCGTGGCGGTCTAG